The following are from one region of the Coccinella septempunctata chromosome 7, icCocSept1.1, whole genome shotgun sequence genome:
- the LOC123316272 gene encoding uncharacterized protein LOC123316272, with product MANRVYGGKKTTRKKSQTLIGVPEPQRESLLDILCENLEQAKKNIYVNRIIYLGEHSFESDGPDGISDVFREVINEINSGYNDEPLTGIFLHYKKYFVHMLEGSEDSIMKHFHLLMDDDVHNKLSKTKLVLVVNHINQRFVREWMDIPGKPATLLEKIDPDCDMEKSGRYIFNCVQKVYQLCREIREMKTKNEDDEDSLDLRKPTEPSSVSFDSSFYEEVLKAYYPEINLLQFLVQTRFLKDLEDYINIDGCPVVADSYQDEVWPIPSTMVPYTVFEKPRDPCVDLPTHKVEQVEEIVLDDETQIEMTEQQ from the exons ATGGCGAACCGCGTTTACGGGGGGAAAAAAACCACCAGAAAGAAAAGCCAAACTCTCATAGGAGTTCCGGAACCTCAGAGAGAATCTCTGCTCGATATTCTCTGCGAGAACTTGGAGCAAGCGAAAAAAAATATCTACGTCAATAGGATAATTTACCTTGGGGAGCACTCCTTCGAAAGTGACGGTCCAGATGGAATTTCTGATGTTTTCAGGGAAGTCATCAATGAGATCAACAGTGGTTATAACGATGAACCGTTAACTG GTATATTCCTGCACTACAAGAAATATTTCGTCCACATGCTGGAAGGATCCGAGGATAGCATAATGAAACACTTCCACCTACTGATGGATGACGACGTGCACAACAAGTTATCCAAGACGAAGCTAGTTCTCGTGGTCAACCACATCAACCAGCGTTTCGTCAGGGAATGGATGGATATACCAGGTAAACCAGCCACACTACTCGAGAAGATCGATCCGGACTGCGACATGGAAAAATCAGGAAGGTACATATTCAATTGCGTCCAGAAGGTTTATCAGTTATGCAGGGAAATAAGGGAGATGAAGACGAAGAACGAGGACGACGAAGATTCATTGGACCTGAGAAAACCGACGGAACCTTCCAGCGTTAGTTTCGACAGCAGTTTCTACGAGGAGGTGCTGAAAGCGTACTATCCAGAGATCAATCTACTGCAGTTTTTGGTGCAGACCAGGTTCCTGAAGGACCTGGAGGATTATATCAATATTGATGGATGTCCTGTGGTGGCCGATTCCTATCAGGATGAAGTCTGGCCTATTCCTAGTACGATGGTTCCCTATACAGTCTTCGAGAAGCCTAGGGATCCTTGTGTCGATCTGCCAACTCACAAGGTTGAGCAGGTAGAAGAGATAGTGTTAGATGATGAAACCCAAATAGAAATGACTGAGCAACAATGA
- the LOC123316268 gene encoding uncharacterized protein LOC123316268 has translation MKINLLVPTLIVTIGAITVPTVWPENQELKHLKPMVYGNYHRKIINNREDFSVYPQRIRLPQQFHYHRRPQKISKLPPGVQHFQTKRKKFYKKHKPRESVWTPIVPYTLSTKQEYAPDKSTSFSQNPRTHYKPASSEYVTSRSSPLYKNYRDDRTYEPEETNNDRLTDSSPDIDRPQIKESDHEHPSDIPTVPVYPGEGQWAKPGKKHKPYVSKQTYSKLKEDSNEEPEGYEVFLKGKKLYESKQAKFDESQSKEHPDFGNSEEHSEKQKDESETEEEEDFVPSTMYVQVRRSENEEHLPSDSESSEGGRLKEVIKDSKIHTVYTEEGYEDSAYDHAGHEKEAEDSEGYKEYKKEEKKLENPDVHDQNGDSSTTIYKRAKTNTPKKKEVTPKMKNKLYKTSSTKTMKLKEKPDGTQMELTNEIKTITNPDDEKTDKFVQTIPTVAKHQKKHNRSGELSNEESTNAPKRRRKRFTNDIPKINVKTDFINGVLEGDHQNFNVQEEDNKYPYYNSKYLNPNSPLRYSENLKNIPEKTDGRMAFYEQANRIQCPEVDEDIEAISERVQGVEKSVNSGEKLEDSEEAGKSPRLGKLGQRIDCFKRKYFGENPLDSPFFKEKDIETVPPVFKVLQERSAGFQAHHVKTKEPTNNNYKKKYHSKFSIRTQPSSSMEKQNYMGELDSDEIVNDVRIHEGFHRVKPSTKSTQSVNDELGSPEVEVINVDTFKSINSFTTESSPVSLITTPNYSVNITPKYIYDQIKLLDYLPSTADTFNPTENPRKGKLVEDVTEASQLKMRQNFIPRRPTRMRKKRPHFDVDSFVQDTSRRVTVTPNSYKTENNAAFYDQTPLDQMNVFADVLNNIRNGSNDPLRVDASTYAKPNHFQNTAIRMRVPPKKIRIKVPESVKYSNEIKAYYKTTTSPTTISPTTSKSKRGSVRYAITTEKEQNYDDYSDTEEDSDNDRRNIVVKTSTTGFPVDEADIEENEDSEVSGSHTTETIHRAPVKKVADIIGLVPPSKYHYRTIHQPVEELLTEPIVSESEVVNNYHVLGMKPPSTKQKVYDYSEFKRLFASKNTNNHKYHNHRRGKRSPNRKSYFEVVRGDNSEYEQSKSQEEDDDYVPHRPKNWHWDEKLKKIVYDKPREVENSDNDDEEDVVEETEVEDSTPRNIQQTTTRRSFTSTTPINGPSYVDFVKLLKSKQEYVSIPDPTTTKDGITMEATTATTTTVKTDPTKPPEFLSFVSKLRQSDSYKLIEDKNKTKTTSTTELPEEEEEEEEEEIEDTEANLSTVQNAPGRGAVDIGHNYKIFDVNEFLPKVKTYSPRTEIDYSKYKTIQRPRTQTTTQTSEVMEDGTKTTEKPNPPFKIEELDEERPISSTEGQLEIFELSRPTTASTTTTVRPVVTTTIQKIRRRRPTTTQRAIVSSATNTKEDVSMATHNKSKRFYPRKRAPHIRTRTTTPKSEEDAAPEESQKIVIRRHNTVERNPKIVSLESIIQLDQTNRSDAKINNKHPDNNVDDVLKNINRLKEVSIEEMVSDYSLGTRSDEEDLDGKDEDFEDDNTKIALDNNSTTDKKLVISKDKKQGKFYYTSVR, from the coding sequence ATGAAGATAAATCTTTTAGTGCCCACTTTAATTGTTACTATCGGCGCCATCACAGTTCCCACAGTATGGCCAGAGAACCAAGAACTGAAACATTTGAAACCCATGGTATACGGAAATTACCATAGAAAAATAATCAATAATAGAGAAGATTTTAGTGTTTATCCTCAGCGAATAAGACTGCCTCAACAATTCCATTATCATAGGAGACCTCAGAAAATATCGAAGTTACCACCTGGTGTGCAACATTTTCAAACGAAACGTAAGAAATTCTACAAAAAACATAAACCTAGAGAAAGTGTTTGGACTCCAATAGTGCCTTACACTCTTAGTACAAAACAGGAATATGCACCTGATAAATCGACCAGTTTTAGCCAAAATCCAAGAACTCACTACAAACCTGCGTCCAGTGAATATGTAACAAGTAGAAGCTCTCCTCTATATAAGAACTATAGGGATGATAGGACCTACGAACCGGAAGAAACGAATAATGATAGGCTAACAGATTCTTCACCTGACATCGATAGACCCCAAATAAAAGAGAGCGATCATGAGCATCCCTCAGATATTCCAACAGTACCAGTTTATCCTGGCGAGGGGCAATGGGCCAAGCCAGGCAAGAAACACAAACCCTATGTCAGTAAACAAACGTACTCTAAATTAAAAGAAGATTCAAATGAGGAACCTGAGGGTTATGAAGTTTTCTTGAAGGGTAAAAAACTGTACGAAAGCAAACAAGCAAAATTCGATGAATCCCAAAGCAAAGAACATCCAGATTTCGGAAATAGTGAAGAACACAGTGAAAAACAAAAGGACGAATCAGAAACGGAGGAGGAAGAAGACTTCGTTCCTTCTACGATGTACGTTCAAGTGAGAAGAAGTGAAAACGAGGAGCATTTACCAAGTGATTCAGAAAGCTCTGAGGGTGGAAGACTGAAGGAAGTCAtcaaggattccaaaatacacACTGTGTACACTGAAGAAGGATATGAAGATAGCGCGTATGACCATGCCGGTCACGAGAAGGAAGCAGAAGATTCAGAAGGTTATAAGGAGTAtaaaaaagaagagaaaaaactGGAGAACCCAGACGTTCATGACCAAAACGGAGATTCTAGTACAACGATCTATAAGAGAGCCAAAACGAACACACCGAAGAAGAAAGAAGTCACACCAAAGATGaagaataaattatataaaacatCGTCTACAAAAACCATGAAACTAAAAGAAAAACCTGATGGAACTCAAATGGAATTAACGAATGAGATTAAAACGATAACCAATCCTGATGATGAAAAGACTGATAAATTCGTACAAACCATACCCACAGTTGCGAAACACCAGAAGAAACATAATCGGTCAGGAGAATTGTCTAATGAAGAATCTACAAACGCcccaaaaagaagaaggaaaagaTTCACTAACGATATCCCAAAAATCAATGTGAAAACCGATTTCATCAACGGTGTACTTGAAGGCGAccatcaaaatttcaatgtgcaagaagaagaTAATAAATATCCTTACTACAACTCGAAATATCTCAATCCAAATTCACCATTGAGATActctgaaaatttgaaaaatattcctgaaaAGACTGATGGTCGTATGGCTTTCTACGAGCAAGCTAATAGAATTCAGTGTCCAGAGGTCGACGAGGATATAGAAGCTATTTCTGAAAGAGTCCAAGGAGTGGAAAAATCAGTGAACAGTGGGGAGAAATTGGAAGACAGTGAAGAGGCTGGAAAATCCCCCAGACTGGGTAAACTGGGACAGAGAATCGATTGCTTCAAAAGGAAATATTTTGGCGAGAATCCTCTCGATAGTCCATTTTTCAAAGAGAAAGATATAGAAACGGTGCCTCCGGTGTTCAAGGTTCTCCAGGAGAGGAGTGCGGGATTCCAAGCTCATCATGTAAAGACCAAAGAACCCACAAATAATAATTACAAAAAGAAGTATCACAGTAAATTCTCCATAAGGACTCAGCCCTCTAGTAGCATGGAGAAGCAGAACTACATGGGGGAACTTGATTCTGATGAAATTGTCAATGATGTGAGGATTCACGAGGGATTTCACAGAGTGAAACCGTCAACTAAGTCAACACAATCTGTGAATGATGAACTGGGGAGCCCCGAAGTTGAGGTTATCAATGTCGATACCTTCAAAAGTATCAATAGTTTCACAACAGAATCATCCCCTGTAAGCCTGATAACAACACCAAATTACTCAGTCAACATAACACCGAAATATATCTACGACCAAATAAAGTTATTAGATTACTTACCATCTACTGCTGATACATTCAACCCTACTGAAAATCCTAGAAAGGGGAAATTAGTGGAAGATGTGACAGAAGCTTCGCAGTTGAAAATGAGGCAGAACTTCATACCGAGAAGACCAACCAGGATGAGGAAGAAAAGACCACATTTCGACGTAGACTCGTTCGTTCAAGACACATCCCGTAGGGTGACTGTAACCCCCAACAGTTATAAGACAGAAAACAATGCAGCATTTTACGACCAAACACCGCTGGACCAAATGAATGTTTTCGCAGATGTCCTCAACAATATCCGGAATGGTTCAAATGATCCACTTCGGGTTGATGCTTCTACCTACGCGAAACCAAACCACTTCCAAAACACTGCCATTAGAATGAGGGTACCACCGAAAAAAATTCGCATCAAAGTACCTGAATCCgtcaaatattcaaatgaaataaaGGCTTACTATAAAACTACAACTTCACCCACAACTATAAGTCCCACAACAAGCAAATCAAAAAGGGGATCTGTAAGATACGCTATCACCACAGAAAAAGAGCAGAACTATGATGATTACTCAGATACTGAAGAAGATTCAGATAACGACAGGAGGAATATTGTAGTGAAAACATCCACAACTGGTTTTCCTGTAGATGAAGCTGACATAGAAGAAAATGAAGACAGTGAAGTATCTGGAAGTCATACAACTGAAACTATTCACAGAGCCCCAGTGAAGAAGGTAGCTGATATTATTGGTCTGGTACCACCTTCCAAATACCATTACCGGACCATTCATCAACCAGTAGAAGAGTTGCTAACAGAACCGATAGTATCAGAGAGTGAGGTTGTTAATAACTACCATGTATTGGGTATGAAACCCCCATCTACAAAGCAAAAAGTGTACGACTACAGCGAATTCAAAAGACTTTTCGCGTCCAAAAATACCAATAACCACAAATATCATAACCACCGAAGGGGTAAAAGATCTCCTAACAGAAAATCGTATTTTGAAGTTGTTCGGGGAGATAACTCAGAATATGAACAGTCAAAATCACAAGAGGAAGATGACGATTATGTTCCTCATAGACCCAAGAATTGGCATTGggatgaaaagttgaaaaaaatcgttTACGACAAACCAAGAGAAGTAGAAAATTCAGACAACGACGATGAAGAGGATGTGGTTGAAGAAACAGAGGTTGAAGACTCTACGCCCAGAAACATCCAACAAACCACAACTAGAAGATCGTTTACTAGTACGACACCAATCAATGGTCCTTCATACGTCGATTTCGTTAAACTCTTGAAGAGTAAACAAGAATACGTGAGCATTCCTGATCCAACCACCACCAAAGATGGCATTACAATGGAAGCAACCACTGCCACAACAACCACCGTCAAAACAGATCCCACAAAACCTCCGGAGTTTCTTTCATTCGTTTCAAAGTTGAGACAGAGTGATTCTTACAAGCTCATAGAGGATAAAAACAAGACGAAAACGACATCTACCACAGAGCTGCCAgaggaggaagaagaagaagaagaagaagaaatagaaGATACTGAGGCAAATTTGAGTACCGTACAAAACGCTCCTGGAAGAGGCGCAGTAGATATTGGTCATAATTACAAAATATTTGATGTTAACGAGTTTTTGCCGAAAGTTAAAACGTACTCGCCAAGAACTGAAATCGATTATTCCAAATACAAAACCATTCAACGACCTCGAACTCAAACAACTACGCAAACCAGTGAAGTGATGGAGGATGGCACTAAGACTACGGAAAAACCAAATCCTCCATTCAAAATAGAAGAATTGGACGAAGAGCGTCCCATTTCATCTACCGAAGGACAACTTGAGATATTTGAGCTTAGCAGACCTACCACAGCTAGTACAACCACTACAGTAAGACCTGTAGTAACAACAACAATTCAAAAAATACGGAGGAGGAGACCAACAACTACCCAAAGAGCCATCGTTTCATCTGCAACGAACACGAAAGAAGATGTTTCAATGGCTACTCATAATAAATCAAAAAGGTTTTACCCAAGAAAGAGAGCACCTCACATCAGAACGAGGACAACAACACCGAAGAGCGAAGAGGATGCAGCACCAGAAGAATCACAGAAAATTGTGATAAGAAGGCATAATACGGTGGAGAGAAATCCAAAAATAGTTTCTCTAGAATCAATCATCCagttggatcaaacgaatagaTCAGATGCCAAAATCAACAACAAACATCCAGATAATAATGTGGATGATGTTCTGAAGAATATAAATCGTTTGAAAGAAGTGAGCATTGAGGAAATGGTATCTGATTATTCGTTAGGTACCAGAAGCGATGAAGAAGATTTGGATGGAAAAGATGAAGATTTTGAAGACGATAATACGAAAATTGCTCTAGATAATAATAGCACAACTGATAAAAAACTTGTTATTTCAAAGGATAAAAAACAAGGAAAATTTTATTATACTTCAGTTAGATGA